The proteins below are encoded in one region of Salmo salar chromosome ssa02, Ssal_v3.1, whole genome shotgun sequence:
- the LOC106579053 gene encoding frizzled-1, with protein MSVAVRNAFAMDYNRVLCIFLQVFLLISLGSIRVNGQYGDRGMSIPEHGFCQPISIPLCTDIAYNETIMPNLLGHTSQEDAGLEVHQFYPLVKVQCSPDLKFFLCSMYAPVCTVLEQALPPCRSLCERARQGCEALMNKFGFQWPERLVCESFPVHGAGELCVGQNMSGQSTPVNPTPDVTEPPHDTGIVKGQFKCPASLKVPTYLNYRFLGEDDCGAPCEPKKSNGMMYFSEEELKFARIWIVIWSVLCCASTLFTVLTYLVDMKRFSYPERPIIFLSGCYTMVSIAYIAGFLLEDKVVCNDRFDNDIRTVVQGTKKEGCTILFMMLYFFSMASSIWWVILALTWFLAAGMKWGHEAIEANSQYFHLAAWAVPAIKTITILAVGQVDGDVLSGVCFVGINSVDALRGFVLAPLFVYLFIGTSFLLAGFVSLFRIRTIMKHDGTKTEKLEKLMVRIGIFSVLYTVPATIVIACYFYEQAFREQWERTWISQTCKTYAVPCPAHPHPNMSPDFTVFMIKYLMTLIVGITSGFWIWSGKTLNSWKRFYTRLANNNQGETTV; from the coding sequence ATGTCTGTGGCCGTGCGTAATGCTTTCGCAATGGATTATAACAGAGTACTGTGTATATTTTTGCAGGTGTTTTTATTGATCAGTTTAGGATCTATAAGGGTAAATGGACAGTATGGCGACCGGGGAATGTCTATTCCAGAGCACGGCTTTTGCCAACCGATTTCTATTCCACTTTGTACGGACATCGCATACAACGAAACCATCATGCCAAATTTACTAGGACACACATCCCAGGAGGACGCAGGGCTCGAGGTACACCAGTTTTACCCGCTTGTGAAAGTTCAGTGTTCTCCTGATTTAAAGTTTTTCCTCTGCTCCATGTATGCGCCTGTGTGCACGGTGCTTGAGCAGGCGCTTCCCCCGTGCAGGTCACTGTGCGAGAGGGCGAGACAGGGCTGCGAGGCGCTCATGAACAAATTCGGATTTCAGTGGCCGGAAAGGCTCGTGTGCGAGTCTTTCCCGGTTCATGGAGCGGGCGAGCTGTGCGTCGGGCAGAATATGTCGGGTCAAAGCACACCGGTCAATCCCACCCCCGATGTAACGGAGCCTCCGCATGATACTGGGATTGTAAAAGGACAGTTCAAGTGCCCGGCTTCGCTGAAAGTACCCACTTATTTGAATTACCGTTTTCTCGGTGAGGATGACTGTGGCGCACCGTGTGAGCCAAAGAAATCTAACGGAATGATGTACTTCAGCGAGGAAGAGTTAAAATTCGCCAGGATATGGATAGTAATCTGGTCCGTGTTATGTTGTGCATCCACGTTATTTACCGTTCTAACCTATCTGGTGGACATGAAGCGCTTCAGCTACCCTGAGCGTCCTATTATCTTCCTATCCGGTTGCTACACCATGGTATCCATTGCCTACATAGCTGGATTTCTCCTTGAGGACAAGGTGGTTTGCAATGACAGGTTTGACAACGACATTAGGACTGTGGTGCAGGGTACCAAAAAGGAGGGTTGTACCATCCTCTTCATGATGTTGTATTTTTTCAGCATGGCCAGCTCCATCTGGTGGGTCATCCTGGCCCTCACCTGGTTCCTGGCAGCAGGGATGAAGTGGGGCCACGAAGCCATCGAGGCCAACTCGCAGTACTTCCACCTGGCGGCGTGGGCTGTGCCCGCCATTAAGACCATCACTATCCTGGCGGTGGGCCAGGTGGACGGGGATGTCCTTAGCGGCGTGTGCTTCGTGGGCATCAACAGCGTGGACGCTCTCCGAGGCTTCGTCCTGGCACCGCTCTTCGTCTACCTCTTCATCGGCACCTCGTTCCTCCTGGCCGGCTTCGTGTCTCTGTTCCGGATCAGAACCATCATGAAGCACGACGGCACCAAGACGGAGAAGCTGGAGAAGCTGATGGTGAGGATAGGGATCTTCAGCGTGCTCTACACCGTCCCCGCCACCATCGTCATCGCCTGCTACTTCTACGAGCAGGCCTTCCGGGAGCAGTGGGAGAGGACGTGGATCAGCCAGACGTGTAAGACGTACGCCGTGCCCTGTCCGGCCCACCCACACCCCAACATGAGCCCCGACTTCACCGTCTTCATGATCAAGTACCTCATGACTCTGATCGTGGGGATAACGTCCGGGTTCTGGATCTGGTCTGGGAAGACCCTCAACTCCTGGAAGAGGTTTTATACGAGACTGGCTAACAACAACCAGGGAGAGACCACGGtgtga